One Bacillus sp. F19 genomic region harbors:
- a CDS encoding YfcC family protein — protein sequence MSVNVQTSGQKVQNPKWRVPHVFVILISVIILATISTYIVPSGEYERVENEQGRTVVVDGSYSTVESSAASFLDIFQSIHTGMVNSASIIFYIFIVGGSFGILRATGAIEGAVHSISSKIQGKEQLLIPVLMTFFALGGAMLGLAEETLPYITIMVPLVIMLGFDSMVGAAVVLLGTSAGFTAAFMNPFTVGVAQGIAQLPIFSGLGLRIIFFVIFLSVSILYVMRYARKIKENPEKSLVFQESRQIFSSLEKQEKVEFTGQHKAAFIVLFLSLVTLAFGVSKYGWFLTEIAGLFLIMGIAIGLVSKMSFSQMSESFIEGCQVLVLGALVVGVAHGILVVLQDGKIMDSILYSLASAVGSLPSQLSAIGMYLVQCLINYIVPSGSGQAALTMPIMAPLGDLVGVTRQTAVLAFQFGDGISNIFTPTSGYFMAGLALAGISWIKWVKWIWPLILIHYTLGAIFVSIAHLIGYQ from the coding sequence ATGTCTGTTAATGTGCAAACGAGTGGTCAAAAGGTGCAAAATCCAAAATGGAGGGTTCCGCACGTTTTTGTTATTTTAATTTCTGTTATCATCCTTGCGACTATCAGTACTTATATAGTACCTTCCGGTGAATATGAACGTGTAGAAAACGAACAAGGTAGAACTGTGGTTGTAGATGGCAGCTATAGTACTGTTGAAAGTTCTGCTGCATCCTTTCTTGATATTTTTCAATCTATTCATACAGGTATGGTTAACTCTGCAAGCATTATTTTTTACATTTTTATTGTCGGGGGTTCGTTTGGGATTCTGCGTGCGACTGGAGCGATTGAAGGAGCTGTTCACAGTATTTCAAGCAAAATTCAAGGAAAAGAACAACTTCTCATTCCGGTACTGATGACGTTTTTTGCCCTTGGAGGCGCTATGCTGGGTCTTGCAGAAGAAACGCTTCCTTATATAACGATTATGGTCCCACTCGTTATTATGCTTGGTTTTGATTCAATGGTTGGTGCAGCGGTAGTTTTATTAGGAACATCAGCTGGATTTACTGCTGCTTTTATGAACCCATTTACTGTTGGAGTTGCACAAGGAATCGCTCAACTACCGATATTTTCTGGACTTGGCTTACGAATCATCTTTTTTGTCATCTTTTTAAGTGTCAGTATTTTGTATGTTATGCGATATGCAAGAAAAATTAAAGAAAATCCTGAAAAAAGTCTTGTTTTTCAAGAAAGCAGACAAATATTTAGTTCACTTGAAAAACAGGAAAAAGTGGAGTTTACGGGTCAACATAAAGCTGCATTTATTGTCCTTTTCCTCTCTCTAGTTACATTAGCTTTTGGGGTAAGTAAATATGGTTGGTTTCTTACTGAAATCGCCGGTCTTTTCCTCATTATGGGTATAGCGATTGGTCTAGTTTCAAAAATGTCGTTTAGCCAAATGTCTGAATCATTTATTGAAGGCTGCCAGGTTCTTGTTCTTGGAGCGCTAGTTGTGGGAGTTGCCCATGGCATTCTAGTTGTATTGCAAGATGGAAAAATAATGGATTCGATTTTGTATTCACTCGCAAGTGCAGTTGGGTCGTTGCCATCACAATTATCAGCAATAGGGATGTACTTGGTTCAATGTTTAATCAATTATATTGTTCCCTCTGGAAGTGGTCAGGCGGCTTTAACGATGCCGATTATGGCACCACTAGGTGATTTAGTAGGTGTTACAAGACAAACCGCAGTGTTAGCATTCCAATTTGGGGATGGTATTTCTAATATATTCACACCAACATCCGGCTACTTTATGGCTGGGTTAGCATTGGCAGGGATTTCCTGGATTAAATGGGTAAAATGGATTTGGCCACTCATTTTAATTCATTACACACTTGGTGCAATTTTTGTATCAATCGCTCATCTAATTGGTTATCAGTAA